The following is a genomic window from Chloroflexota bacterium.
TGGGCCGTATCTCGCTCCTGGCCTACCAGGACGCCAACGCCAACGGCCAGCGCGACGAGGGCGAGGCCCTGGTGCCCGGCGTGGAATTCACGCTGCAGACCGCCGACGGCGCGCAGGTGGACACGTACACAACCGACGGCGCGAGCGAGCCGAAGGTGTACGGCCAACTCGCGCCGGGCAACTACGTGATTACGGGCAAGTTCCCCGCTGCCTACGTGCCCACCGGCCCGACGGGCTGGGGCATCAGTCTGGGGCCGGGCGCGGCCTTTGACCTGGCGTTCGGCGCCATGTACGCCCCGACGCCTACGCCCACGCGCACGCCCATCGCCACGCGTACGCCGACGCCCACGCCGACCCCGCAGAAGGCCGCGGCTTCTCTGGGGCAGGGCCTGTACGAAATCAGCGGCCTGCTGACCCTGGCCCTCGCCGTGGGCTTGGGCGTGGGGCTATACCTGCGCCGCCGCAAGCCGTCCTAGGCCAAGTCGGGGCCTGCTGCGGGCGCGGCGGCATCTGCCCGCGAAGGAAAGTTGCGCATGTTCGCAGACCACGGGAGAAGCGCAAGGCGAATAGAGTGGCCCCTCGTCGTTGCGCTTCTTCTGTGCGTTGTCGCGGGGTGGCCGCTGCTGGCGTCGTGGGGGATGGTGGAGACCCGCGCCGGCGGCGACAGCCCCTTTCTCCTCGTGCGCGTGCACCAGTTGGTTGCCGCCCTGAAGGAAGGCGTCTTCCCGGTGCGGTGGATGGGCGATGCCGCCTACGGGTACGGCTACCCGTTCTTCAACTTCTACGCCGCCCTGCCCTATTACATCGCCGCGCTGCTCAAGATTCTCGGCTTCACCTACGTGAACGCCATCAAGGGGGCGCAACTGCTGGGGCTGCTGGCGGCAGGGCTGGGGGCGTACCTGCTGGCGAAGCGCCTGTGGCCCAACCCGTGGGGTGCGCTGCTGGCGTCTGCCGCCTACACCTTCGCGCCGTTCCATCTGGTCAACCTGTACGTGCGCGGTGACTCCCTGTCCGAGTTCTGGGCCTTCGCGTTCTACCCCTTTGTCCTGCTCACGCTGGTGCGCCTGTGGGAAGCGCCTTCCATGCGGCGCATGGGCGTTGCGGCCCTGGCCTTCGGCGGCCTTGTGATGACGCACAACGTGTCGGCGCTCATCTTCTCGCCGTTCGTGGGGCTGCTGCTCGTGTATCTCTGGTTCGCGGTGCGTGGCCAACGTCTCCGCCGGCTTGCGGCGGCGGTGGCGGCGCTGGCATTGGGCCTCGCCCTCAGCGCGTGGTTCTGGTTTCCGGCGCTGGCCGAGCGCGACCTGGTTCACCTGGAAGTGCAGACGACGGGCTACTTCTTCTACGGCGAGCACTTCCGCGCCGGCAATCTGGTGCAGCGTGGACTGCTGTTTGAGTATCGGGTGGACGCGGCGGGGACGCCCTTCGCCATGGGGCTGGTGCAGGCGGCGCTGGCCGTGGCGGGGGCCGCGTGGATGGTCGTGTCGTGGGCGCGCAGGCGGCGCGTTGACGGCGGGGAGTTGTGGGCACTGGCGTTTGTCGCCGCCGCGACGGTTTTCATCACGCCCCTGTCGCGGCCCCTGTGGGAGCGCATCCCGCTGTTGCCCTTCGCCCAGTTCCCGTGGCGGTTCCTGTCGGTGCAGGCGCTGGCGGCGGCGCTGGTCATCGGCCGAATTGGGGACGTGCGCCCTAGCCGCGCCTGGATCGCGCAGGGGGCGGCGCTCCTCGTTGCGGTGAGTGCGATCCTCTCCATCCAACCTACCTACCTGCACGTGGGCGATGCGGACATCACCCCCCAGTGGCTCATCCTGTACGAGGCGTTCACGGGCAACGTGGGCTCCACGGTGCGCGCCGAGTACCTGCCCCAGGCCGCCAGCCCGCGCCCGTATGCGGGCGAAGCCCTGTGGGGTGGCGCAGCGCCCCTGCCGCGCGTGCTGGACGGCGACGCCAGCGTCGCGCTTGTAGGGGAGAAGCGTTCCACCGTCCAGACATGGCGCGTGGATGTGCGGTCGGCGGAGGCGCGCCTCGCGTTCCAGACGCTGTACTATCCGGGCTGGCGCGCGTTCGTGGACGGGCGCGAGGTTCCATGTGGGGCGCAGCCTGGGTGGGGGGCTATCGTCGTGGCCGTGCCGCAGGGCAGTCACGAGGTGGCCCTGCGGTTCGCGCGCACGGGCCGGCGGCTCGCCGCCGAGGTCGCGTCGCTCCTGGCGCTGGCGGCGTGCCTCACGCTGGCGGCGTCGGGAATGCGGTGGCGCGCGTGGGTCGTTGGCGCGGGGTGGGCGGTCGCCACATTGCTCGCCGTGGTCGCCATCGGGTTTGTCTTCACGGCGGCGTCGCCCCGCTATGCCCCCGACGACCTGACGATGGATTGGACGGCAGGCCCGTACCTGGGCCACAATCCGGGCGGCGTGCGGTACGAAGGCGGCGCGCGTTTGCTCCGTTACCGCCTGTCGGGTCGGGATATGGCCCCGGGCGATGCGCTGACGGTGGCGCTGGAATGGGACGGGCGCGCCGAGGGCCTGCGCGCCGAGGTGTCGCTGGAGGGCATGGCCGCGCCGTTGTTCGGCGTGCCCGACATGCTGGCTTCCGCGGCGGCGTCCATCGCCGCCGGGCGCAGCGAGCACACGCTGCGCATCCCGCCGACGCTGCCGCCTGGAGCGTACTTGATCCGCGTGCGCCTGCTGGCCGGCGACGCCGAGGTGTCCCCCGTGGACGAGCGCGGCAACCGCATCGGCCAGACGTACCTGGAGCCTGTGGTTGTGTCGGGTCGCGCCCAACTGCCTGCGGGCGCCTCGCTCCAACTGCCGTTCGGCCCGGACGTCCTCCTGCGCGCGGCGCAGGCGGAGCAGACCCAACCCGGCCGTCTGGCGGTCGCCCTGGCGTGGGAGGCGTCGCGGCAACTGCCCCAGAACTACGCCGTGTCGGTGCGCCTGCTGGATTCGGCGGGCGCTATCCTGGCCCAGCACGACGGCCAGCCCAACTACGGCTTCAGCCCGACGGCCCTGTGGGCGCCCGGCGCGCCCGTGCTGGACCGCCACTACCTGGATTTGCCGCCGGGCCTGTCCACCGACGAGGAGTACGCCCTCCAGGTGGTGCTGTACGATGCGAACACGTTGGCGGCGCTGGGCGTCGCGACCGTGCCGGGCGTGCGGCTGACCCTCGTGGATGTGCGCGAGACGTATCCCATCGTGGCGCAGATGGGCGCAGGGTGGGCGTTGAGCGCGGTCCACGTGGACAAAGACGAGGCGTGGCAGGGCGAGCGAATCTCGGTTCGCGCCACATGGGCGACCCTGGCGGCCCAGACGCAGGCGTACACCCTACGGGTGCAACTGCGCGACTCGGCCGGCCAAGTGGTTTGGGAGAACCGCGCACCGCTCACCGAGAAGCCGCTTCCGGCCAACGCGCTGCTGACGCGTCGCTATTCCGTGGACGTGCCGCTGCATCTGGCTCACGGCGAGTACCATCTGGCCTTCGTGCTGGAGGGTGCCGACGGGCGCGAGGTGGGCTCCTACGTCCCCGCCGCGCCTCTCCTCATCCGCGAGCGCACGCGGACGTTCACCGCCCCCGAGATGAGCCACCGCGTGGGCGTGAACTTCGGCGAGGAGGTGGTCCTGCTGGGCTACGACCTGCGGCGCGAGGGCGATGCGCTGCGCCTGACGCTCCACTGGCAGGCCCAGGTGCGCCCTGCCGCCGACCGCAAGGTGTTCGTGCACCTGTTTGACCCCGCCACCGAGCACATCCCCGCGCAGTCCGACTCGCCCCCGCGCGGCGGCGCGTATCCCACGTCACAGTGGGTGCCGGGCGAGGTGGTGTCGGACGAGGTCGTGCTGAGCCTGAAGGGCGTGCCCGCGGGCGTGTATCGCCTGGCGGTGGGCCTCTACGGGCCGGGCGATGCGCCTCGGCTCGCGGCGCGGCTGCCGGATGGCGCGCGCCTGCCCCTGGACCGGTGCGTGCTGGACGAGGAGATTCGCGTGGGGTGGTGAGGGCGCAACCGCGAATCGCGCGAATCCACGCGAATGGAGCGCAGGGGAACTGCTTCGGGGCTTCGCCTTTCGTTGGCGGCCAGGGTGCGACGCGCTTTCGGAAGTGCGTCGCAACTATGCCCATGGCGGGCGCCAGCGCACTTTGGAAGCGCGTGCGATGTACCACCGTAGTGTATCTTCTCCGGTGGGGATTTGGTGGCGCAACGTCCAAATACGTAGGGCGGCTTTGCATAGCCGCCGAACGAAGGGGGCAGGTATGGAAACCTGCCCTATTTTTTGGGACCGCGTTCGATGAGAGTCTATCTATCCATTGCCGTGCCCAAAACGATGCGCTATAATCCTCCCACATCAGCGTGAGGTGCGCAAATGACGAACGAGAAAACCCAAGAAACGGTCTACGACCTGCAATCGGTGAAACTTCCCTACCTGACGGGCTTCCCGCTGCGCCTGATGGCCGCGGTGGTGGAAGGCCCCCTGCGCGGGCTGGTGCTGCCCAGCCTGTTCCAGAGCGCGGGCCTCACCGAGTTCCGCAAGCGGCATTTTGACGACCCGCCCACGTTCCTGCCGCTGCACCCCGCCGAGAGTCCCGCCCGGCCCGACGCGCGCGTGCCCGAGTCGGAATGGCCCGCCGCGCCGCCGGAGCCCGCGCCCGGCTTCCGCTTCGCCACCGTCCACGACTACGCCCGCGCCTACCGCGAAGGGCGCACCGACCCCGAAGAGGTGGCCCGTCGCGCCCTTCAGGCCATCCGCACCGGCGATGCCGCCGACCCGCCCCTGCGCGCCATCATCGCCGTGGACGAGGAAGACGTCCTGCGCCAGGCCCGCGAGTCGGCCGAGCGCATCCGCAACGGCACGGCGCGGAGCGTCTTTGAGGGCGTGCCTGTCGCCGTGAAGGACGAGGTGGACATGAAGCCCTATCCCACCACGGTGGGCACCGCGTTTCTGGGGGCGCAGCCGGCGCGAGAGGATTCCACCGTCGCGGCGCGGATGAGGGCGGCGGGCGCGCTCCTCATCGGCAAGGCCAACATGCACGAGATCGGCATCGGCGTAACGGGCCTGAACCCGCACCACGGCACGCCGCGCAACCCGTACAATCCGCGCCACTACACCGGCGGCAGTTCCAGCGGGCCGGGCGCGGCAGTGGCGTCGGGGCTGTGTCCCGTCGCCATCGGCGCGGACGGCGGCGGCTCCATCCGCATCCCGTCGTCCTTCTGCGGCGTCGTAGGCATCAAGTCCACCTTCGGGCGGGTGAGCGAATTCGGGGCGGCGCCCCTGTGCTGGAGCGTGGCGCACATCGGCCCGCTGGCCGCCACCGCCACCGACTGCGCGCTGGCGTGGGCCGTCATCGCCGGGCCCGACCCGCGCGATCCCCATTCGCTGCACCAGCCCGCGCCCACGCTGGACAACTGGGACCACACCGACCTGCGCGGGCTGATCCTGGGCGTCTTCTGGCCCTGGTTCCGCCACGCCGACGGGGAGGTCGTCGCCGCGTGCGAGGCGC
Proteins encoded in this region:
- a CDS encoding amidase: MTNEKTQETVYDLQSVKLPYLTGFPLRLMAAVVEGPLRGLVLPSLFQSAGLTEFRKRHFDDPPTFLPLHPAESPARPDARVPESEWPAAPPEPAPGFRFATVHDYARAYREGRTDPEEVARRALQAIRTGDAADPPLRAIIAVDEEDVLRQARESAERIRNGTARSVFEGVPVAVKDEVDMKPYPTTVGTAFLGAQPAREDSTVAARMRAAGALLIGKANMHEIGIGVTGLNPHHGTPRNPYNPRHYTGGSSSGPGAAVASGLCPVAIGADGGGSIRIPSSFCGVVGIKSTFGRVSEFGAAPLCWSVAHIGPLAATATDCALAWAVIAGPDPRDPHSLHQPAPTLDNWDHTDLRGLILGVFWPWFRHADGEVVAACEALLERFAAVGAQVREVVLPDLEAGRVAHTITIAGEMAQALAPTYARHHAEHGLDVRINLALARQFTARDYIQAQQVRTRLMRHFARALADVHAIVTPATAIPAPPIPQAALAGGESDLTTLMAIMRFAPPANMTGLPAISFPAGYTQAGLPIGFQVIGRPWDEPTLLRLALAAEGLVERRKPQVHFDLLGQG